The following are from one region of the Pseudomonas lalucatii genome:
- the rsmA gene encoding 16S rRNA (adenine(1518)-N(6)/adenine(1519)-N(6))-dimethyltransferase RsmA, with protein sequence MTDTYQHRARKRFGQNFLHDAGVIHRILRAIHPREGERLLEIGPGQGALTEGLLGSGAQLDVIELDRDLIPILNGKFAGEARFRLHQGDALKFDFHSLEPAPHSLRVVGNLPYNISTPLIFHLLDHAAQIRDMHFMLQKEVVQRLAAGPGGGDWGRLSIMVQYHCRVEHLFDVGPGAFNPPPKVDSAIVRLIPHETLPHPAKDHRLLERLVREAFNQRRKTLRNTLKALLPAAAIEAAGVDGSLRPEQLDLAAFVRLADQLALQPTPADSN encoded by the coding sequence ATGACCGACACCTACCAACACCGCGCGCGCAAGCGCTTTGGCCAGAACTTCCTGCACGATGCCGGGGTGATCCACCGCATCCTGCGCGCCATCCATCCCCGCGAGGGCGAGCGTCTGCTGGAGATCGGTCCGGGCCAGGGCGCACTGACCGAGGGCCTGCTCGGCAGCGGCGCGCAGCTGGACGTGATCGAGCTCGATCGCGACCTGATCCCGATTCTCAACGGCAAGTTCGCCGGCGAGGCGCGCTTTCGCCTGCATCAGGGCGACGCCCTGAAGTTCGATTTCCACAGCCTCGAGCCCGCCCCCCATAGCCTGCGGGTGGTCGGCAACCTGCCCTACAACATCTCCACGCCGCTGATCTTCCACCTGCTGGACCACGCCGCGCAGATCCGCGACATGCATTTCATGCTGCAGAAGGAGGTGGTCCAGCGCCTCGCGGCGGGGCCCGGCGGCGGCGACTGGGGCCGGTTGTCGATCATGGTGCAGTACCATTGCCGGGTGGAACACCTGTTCGATGTCGGCCCGGGCGCCTTCAACCCGCCGCCCAAGGTCGACTCGGCGATCGTCCGCCTGATACCCCACGAGACACTGCCGCACCCGGCCAAGGATCACCGGCTGCTCGAACGCCTGGTGCGCGAGGCGTTCAACCAGCGCCGCAAGACCCTGCGCAACACCCTCAAGGCCCTGCTGCCGGCCGCGGCCATCGAGGCCGCCGGCGTGGATGGCAGCCTGCGCCCCGAACAGCTGGACCTCGCCGCCTTCGTGCGCCTGGCCGATCAGCTGGCCCTGCAGCCCACCCCGGCCGATAGCAACTAG
- the apaG gene encoding Co2+/Mg2+ efflux protein ApaG, producing the protein MPDSRYQIDVEVATRYLPEQSQPEQNRFAFAYTVTIANNGQQPAKLLSRHWLITDGDGRVQEVRGAGVVGQQPLIAPGESHTYSSGTVMATRVGAMQGSYQMLAEDGTRFDAPIAPFRLAVPGSLH; encoded by the coding sequence ATGCCCGATTCCCGCTACCAGATCGACGTCGAAGTCGCCACCCGCTACCTACCGGAGCAGTCGCAACCGGAGCAGAACCGCTTCGCCTTCGCCTATACCGTGACCATCGCCAACAACGGCCAGCAGCCGGCCAAGCTGCTCTCGCGCCACTGGCTGATCACCGATGGCGACGGTCGGGTGCAGGAGGTGCGTGGCGCCGGCGTGGTCGGCCAGCAACCGCTGATCGCCCCCGGCGAGAGCCACACCTACAGCAGCGGCACGGTGATGGCGACCCGGGTCGGCGCCATGCAGGGCAGCTACCAGATGCTCGCCGAGGACGGCACCCGCTTCGATGCCCCCATTGCCCCGTTCCGCCTCGCCGTGCCGGGCTCGTTGCACTGA